The Oncorhynchus tshawytscha isolate Ot180627B linkage group LG12, Otsh_v2.0, whole genome shotgun sequence genome includes a window with the following:
- the LOC112262714 gene encoding ankyrin repeat and LEM domain-containing protein 2, with protein MEAVLSRLRGLSADELREEFTRADLKCGPITATTRAIFERKLARVLAGAEGSSSTTETDSSSNATTTGPATSSSAAAASAAEQAKPVPSCATSAATGADSPKAVSDEMDFGYGMGLNPPEEEELGLTVKSRAPFNINREDTGSQYTAETPSKMAQVSPMFYGVCPLWEDVLARNDRAHVYGDKKEALQAVKMMKGARFKAFANRDDAEKFAKGICDYYPSPSKSTPCVSPVKPGLVFCKDNVPVMEADTINRERANSFKSPRCQDLTAKLRKAVEKGDEVAFSDLVWSNPRYLIGSGDNPTVVQEGCRYNVMHVAAKENQPGVAQLLLETLENPDFMRLMYPDDLEAMLQKRIRYIIDLYLNTPDKAGFETPLHFACKFGCPEVVNVLCSHPDTDKNCKNKYDQKPSDVICERKNKTQEVKQKICDYLEDRCYIPLLRATDNSSQPVIGAPWSPEPSETLTHSLAPRLIRSPMDPVMSVRAFVGPLSPSKADEFRRVWKTPPRDRAGHFQHILKSDPDRGAEKVGRDLARELGHPWAEYWDFLESFTDLSSADGLRKLEEYLNKKDFSQRAHEEAGENETSNRFRTPSPGKPKKFCNSISVGAFLDEGDDISLEEMKNRQNTALTSITSSACSKDSLVGAVGGLGLREFHILPDDLIETAAERDLLCSSVSESLLSPICDNGLGLCPSTGAERTHNGDMMSPRASSSPCCVLSPISNLMVEFERMSLQDGLDNPTRDRERRRSGGHRHGGHREGLSRDDLASGVGRLTLGGDTNEDSLFERGCSSEAGDREVGVWRGTCVSGEVQGEVVVWMEDRASGGSGSSEEYFVAEESLEALGPRPRVLGPGTVSERTLCSRSKSWDHGGRDLSSSGSSSSCKSLDNSHELLARTPPRIRRRLFIEGDSPTKLDRQVLSAVEATDIDPSKFPSIQKWKSTMQTYTSSDMQSWPSSAVVKSRPRVYQASPLTHGSPVSSLVSPAGGRFSPARHTGFPDFTSPNRYSPAHASYIQRIRLRHFNDP; from the exons ATGGAGGCGGTTCTGAGCAGGCTGAGAGGGCTGAGTGCAGACGAGCTGCGAGAGGAGTTCACAAGGGCCGACCTCAAGTGCGGTCCAATCACGGCCACCACCCGTGCCATCTTCGAGAGGAAGTTGGCCCGTGTCCTGGCGGGAGCCGagggcagcagcagcaccacagagacagacagcagcagtAATGCCACCACTACAGGCCCAGCCACAAGCAGTAGTGCAGCGGCGGCCAGTGCTGCAGAGCAGGCCAAACCAGTGCCGTCATGTGCTACATCAGCAGCGACTGGCGCTGACTCTCCTAAGGCTGTCAGTGATGAGATGGACTTTGGTTACGGAATGGGGCTCAATCCCCCAGAGGAAGAGGAACTTGGCCTGACAGTGAAGTCAAGGGCCCCTTTTAATATCAATAGGGAAGACACTGGCTCTCAGTATACAGCAGAGACTCCTTCAAAGATGGCCCAAGTGTCACCAATGTTCTATGGAGTGTGTCCATTATGGGAGGATGTCTTGGCTAGAAATG ATAGGGCCCACGTGTATGGTGATAAGAAGGAGGCTCTTCAGGCTGTGAAGATGATGAAAGGAGCTCGCTTTAAAGCCTTTGCCAATCGAGACGATGCTGAGAAATTTGCCAAGGGAATCTGTGACTATTACCCCTCTCCTAGTAAATCCACCCCATGTGTCTCCCCTGTCAAACCAGGCCTGGTCTTCTGCAAGG ACAACGTCCCTGTCATGGAGGCAGACACCATCAACAGGGAGAGGGCCAACAGCTTCAAGAGCCCTCGCTGCCAGGATCTGACAGCCAAGCTGAGGAAGGCTGTGGAGAAGGGGGATGAGGTAGCCTTCAGTGATCTGGTCTGGAGCAACCCACGCTATCTCATTGGCTCTGGAGACAACCCCACTGTTGTGCAG GAGGGGTGCCGGTACAACGTGATGCACGTGGCAGCAAAGGAGAATCAGCCGGGTGTCGCCCAGCTCCTGCTGGAAACTCTAGAGAATCCTGACTTCATGAGGCTCATGTACCCAGATGACCTGGAGGCCATGCTGCAGAAACGCATCCGTTACATCATAGACCTTTACCTCAATACTCCAGACAAAGCT GGATTTGAGACACCACTCCACTTTGCCTGTAAGTTTGGTTGTCCAGAAGTGGTGAATGTCCTGTGTTCACATCCTGATACGGATAAAAACTGCAAGAACAAGTACGACCAGAAGCCATCTGAT GTTATTTGTGAAAGAAAAAACAAAACCCAAGAGGTGAAACAGAAGATATGTGACTATTTGGAAG ATCGCTGCTATATACCCTTACTGAGGGCCACAGACAACTCTTCCCAGCCTGTCATTGGTGCTCCCTGGTCACCTGAGCCTTCAGAAACTCTTACTCATTCGCTGGCTCCCAGGCTCATACGAAGTCCCATGGATCCAGTGATGTCAGTTAGGGCATTCGTTGGCCCACTCAGCCCATCTAAG GCAGATGAGTTCCGCCGGGTATGGAAGACACCCCCAAGAGACAGGGCGGGGCACTTCCAGCACATCCTGAAGTCTGACCCTGACCGTGGAGCAGAGAAAGTGGGCAG AGACCTTGCCAGAGAGCTGGGCCACCCCTGGGCTGAGTACTGGGATTTCCTGGAGAGTTTTACAGACCTGTCTTCTGCAGACGGCCTCCGTAAGCTGGAGGAGTACCTCAACAAGAAGGACTTCAGTCAGCGTGCACACGAAGAGGCAGGGGAGAACGAAACCAGCAACCGCTTCAGAACCCCTTCCCCAG GTAAGCCCAAGAAGTTCTGCAACTCCATCTCAGTGGGGGCCTTCCTGGACGAGGGTGATGACATCAGCCTGGAGGAGATGAAGAACCGTCAGAACACGGCACTCACCAGCATTACCTCCTCGGCGTGTTCTAAGGACAGTCTGGTGGGTGCTGTGGGCGGCCTGGGCCTCCGTGAGTTCCACATCCTGCCCGATGACCTCATCGAGACAGCTGCCGAGCGAGACCTCCTGTGCTCCTCCGTGTCAGAAAGCCTCCTCTCGCCCATCTGTGACAACGGCCTGGGCCTGTGCCCCTCCACGGGGGCAGAGAGGACTCACAACGGGGATATGATGTCCCCCCGCGCCTCCTCATCCCCCTGCTGCGTGCTGTCGCCCATCTCCAACTTGATGGTGGAGTTTGAAAGGATGTCCCTGCAGGATGGGTTGGACAACCCcaccagagacagggagaggaggaggagcggggGACACAGGCACGGTGGGCACAGGGAAGGACTCTCTCGGGACGATCTGGCATCCGGGGTGGGCCGTCTCACGCTGGGGGGTGACACCAATGAAGACTCATTGTTTGAGAGGGGCTGTAGCTCAGAGGCCGGGGACAGGGAggtgggggtgtggagggggacCTGTGTGAGTGGGGAGGTGCAGGGAGAGGTGGTGGTATGGATGGAAGACAGGGCCAGTGGTGGAAGCGGCAGCTCGGAGGAGTACTTTGTGGCTGAGGAGAGCTTGGAGGCTCTGGGCCCAAGGCCTAGGGTGCTGGGGCCAGGGACCGTGTCAGAGCGCACACTCTGCTCCAGATCTAAGTCGTGGGATCACGGGGGGAGGGATCTGAGCAGCTCAGGATCTTCCAGCTCCTGTAAGTCCCTGGACAACTCCCATGAGTTACTAGCACGGACCCCACCTCGCATCAGAAGAAGACTTTTCATTGAAGG GGATTCACCAACCAAGTTGGACAGACAGGTCCTGTCGGCAGTAGAAGCCACAGATATCGACCCCTCGAAGTTCCCCAGCATTCAGAAATGGAAAAGCACAATGCAGACGTACACCTCATCAGACATGCAAAG CTGGCCCAGCTCTGCAGTGGTAAAAAGCAGACCCAGGGTATATCAGGCCTCTCCCCTCACACACGGCTCTCCTGTCAGCAGCCTGGTGTCCCCTGCTGGTGGCCGCTTCAGTCCCGCCCGACACACAGGCTTTCCAGACTTCACCAGCCCCAACCGCTACAGCCCTGCACATGCCAGCTACATCCAGCGCATCCGCCTCAGGCACTTCAACGACCCTTAG